From the genome of Eucalyptus grandis isolate ANBG69807.140 chromosome 2, ASM1654582v1, whole genome shotgun sequence, one region includes:
- the LOC104432720 gene encoding LOW QUALITY PROTEIN: scarecrow-like protein 34 (The sequence of the model RefSeq protein was modified relative to this genomic sequence to represent the inferred CDS: inserted 1 base in 1 codon) has product MNMDTLFFHCTNCGNVDDLPIDSHAFSPDPYQHLGLANDFLLDDPFLDLKSSDIAFVSNKVDPATNLPSKPVDLDNGDLIFPSTSMSLDGGSFGPSRSLSKGQSPERDSLSPSGDSDSLDPVLKYINQMLMEENMEEQPWVFADQVALQNTEKSLYDALGQQNLEQSDKSPSQVELSQYIESPASNLSGSSSAHRSRDATNVTLSSSDLADADILYTIGEHSHAVLKNPDQNFLWNVDSNLQFLANSSSSITNYDDGSEESLHGLLLKSILSTGESTIQFKNGLEEASKFLLTNNQLAINPEDSKPSSETKKGTPRTPIEEEIHMKSSSNGFKGLKNHEREEDAFEEGRANKQTALYTEESELSDLFDKVLLSTENGPSMCSGDKSVETRVTKDIRPPRNKRGSNRGRGRGKKQKSKNTVDLRALLILCAQAISTSDFRSANELLKQIREDSSPFGDASQRLAHYFGNGLEARLVGNSIRTNDFFSTILARTISAADFLKYYHLNISTCPFVQFSTFFANYMILKFAEKATTLHIIDFGIAFGFQWPNLIQKLSSRPEGPCKLRITGIELPQAGFXPAERIEETGCRLKKYCERFDVAFEFNFIASRDWELIKVADLKIQSNETVAVNCLVRFKNLLDGTVEDNNPRDAVLNLIRQIKPDIFVHAVRSVSYTAAFFVTRFREALFHLSDAYDLLDATVDCDDTERLVIEREFYGREIMNVIACEGSGRMERPETYKQWQVRHLRAGFKALPLDQDFMKLFRAKMKAWYHKDFVLDEDGNWMLQGWRGRIFYGSSCWVPT; this is encoded by the exons aTGAATATGGATACTTTGTTCTTTCATTGCACCAATTGTGGCAATGTCGATGATCTTCCAATAGACAGCCATGCCTTTTCACCTGATCCATATCAGCACCTGGGTCTTgcaaatgatttccttttggatGACCCTTTTCTAGACCTTAAATCCTCGGATATtgcttttgtttcaaataaagtaGACCCTGCAACCAATCTCCCATCGAAACCGGTCGACCTCGATAATGGAGATTTGATCTTTCCCTCGACAAGCATGAGCCTAGATGGAGGCTCATTTGGTCCATCTAGGAGCTTGAGTAAGGGCCAGAGTCCAGAGAGAgattctctctccccctcgggGGACAGTGACTCATTGGATCCCGTTCTAAAGTACATAAATCAGATGCTTATGGAAGAGAACATGGAGGAACAACCGTGGGTATTCGCCGATCAGGTTGCTCTGCAAAATACTGAAAAATCATTGTATGATGCCCTTGGTCAGCAGAATTTGGAACAGTCTGATAAGAGCCCCTCACAGGTTGAGTTAAGCCAATATATCGAGAGCCCAGCTAGCAACCTTTCTGGAAGTAGCAGTGCTCACAGAAGCCGTGATGCTACAAACGTTACTCTTAGCTCTAGTGACCTGGCCGATGCTGATATTCTGTACACAATCGGGGAACATAGCCATGCTGTGCTGAAAAATCCTGACCAAAACTTCCTGTGGAATGTGGATTCCAATTTGCAGTTCTTGGCCAATTCTTCAAGCAGCATCACCAATTATGATGATGGGTCCGAGGAATCTTTGCATGGGCTACTTCTCAAGAGCATTCTCAGCACTGGAGAGTCTACGATTCAGTTCAAGAATGGATTAGAGGAGGCCAGCAAATTCCTTCTTACCAACAATCAATTAGCAATTAATCCAGAGGACAGCAAACCGTCCTctgaaacaaagaaaggaaccCCAAGAACGCCCATCGAGGAGGAGATCCACATGAAGAGCTCATCTAATGGATTCAAGGGATTAAAGAATCACGAGAGGGAGGAGGATGCTTTTGAGGAAGGCAGGGCGAATAAGCAAACAGCTTTGTACACAGAAGAGAGTGAGCTTTCAGATTTGTTCGATAAGGTGTTGCTCAGCACTGAAAATGGTCCGAGTATGTGTTCTGGCGACAAATCTGTGGAGACAAGGGTGACAAAAGACATACGGCCACCAAGGAACAAGCGTGGTTCCAATAGAGGTAGGGGCCGTGGAAAGAAGCAGAAAAGCAAGAATACTGTTGACTTGAGAGCTCTTCTGATTCTCTGCGCACAAGCTATCTCTACTAGTGATTTCAGGAGTGCTAATGAATTGTTGAAGCAGATTAGAGAGGACTCTTCTCCATTTGGGGATGCCTCTCAAAGATTGGCCCATTACTTTGGCAACGGGCTGGAGGCACGATTGGTGGGCAACAGCATTCGGACGAATGACTTTTTTTCTACTATTCTTGCCAGGACAATTTCAGCAGCcgattttttgaaatattatcaCCTTAACATTTCAACGTGCCCATTTGTTCAGTTCTCCACGTTCTTTGCAAATTAcatgattttgaaatttgcaGAGAAAGCCACTACCCTTCACATAATAGATTTTGGCATTGCATTTGGTTTTCAATGGCCAAACCTCATACAGAAGCTCTCTTCTCGACCAGAAGGGCCCTGTAAATTGCGCATCACAGGAATAGAGCTTCCACAGGCTGGTT ACCCTGCAGAAAGAATAGAGGAGACAGGTTGCCGTTTGAAAAAGTATTGTGAGCGTTTTGATGTagcttttgaattcaatttcatagcATCAAGGGATTGGGAATTAATCAAAGTTGCGGATCTCAAGATTCAAAGCAATGAGACAGTTGCTGTGAATTGTTTAGTTCGGTTTAAGAATCTCCTTGATGGGACAGTTGAGGACAACAATCCACGTGATGCTGTGTTGAATCTAATTCGGCAAATTAAACCGGATATTTTTGTTCATGCTGTACGTAGCGTCTCCTACACTGCGGCCTTTTTTGTGACAAGATTCCGAGAGGCACTTTTCCATCTCTCTGATGCGTATGATTTGCTTGATGCTACCGTTGATTGTGACGACACAGAGAGGTTGGTCATTGAGAGAGAGTTTTATGGACGGGAAATCATGAATGTCATAGCATGTGAAGGTTCGGGAAGAATGGAGAGGCCCGAAACGTACAAGCAATGGCAGGTCCGTCATCTGAGGGCTGGGTTTAAGGCGCTTCCACTGGACCAAGATTTCATGAAGTTATTCAGGGCTAAGATGAAAGCATGGTACCACAAGGATTTTGTGCTCGATGAAGATGGCAACTGGATGCTGCAAGGTTGGAGAGGCCGGATTTTTTATGGCTCCTCCTGTTGGGTGCCTACTTAG
- the LOC104435319 gene encoding scarecrow-like protein 34 translates to MTMDPLNFDCSDCINVEYLPIDSRAFSPNPDQYPSLSDGFFLDDPFLDLKSSDSAFLSNKVDPANDLPSKSVDLDIGDLIFPMTSVSSGGGPFGPSMISSSGLSPGAYSLSPSGDTGSSDPVLKYISQMLMEENMEEQPWEFADQVALQNAEKSLYDALGQQHSEVSDQSPSQLDLSHYIESPTSSVSGSSSARGNHDATSVTVSSCDSADANILYTIEEHSQAVQENSDLDFQSNVDSSSQLLSNSSSSITNSDDWSEESLHEFLVKSIFSDSESMIQFKKGLEEASKFLPTNSQLGINPEDSKLPLERKKATPRTCINKEINMRRSSDGSKGLKNHERDEDAFEEGRANKQTALYTEDSELSDLFDKVLLCNCSGVKSAETGLSKDIRLQRNERNYSGDISAETGLSKDIQPQKNKRGSNRGRGRGKKQGSKNIVDLRTLLILCAQAISTSDFRTANELLKQIREYSSPSGDGSQRLAHYFANGLEARLVGSNSRTQDFYSTVVARRTSAADVLKVLHLHISTCPFKKLSIFFANYMILKIAEKATTLHVIDFGIRFGFQWPVLIQKLSSRSEGCCKLRITGIELPQAGLRPAERIEETGRRLKKYCERFSVPFEFNFIASRNWESIKLADLKIRSNETVAVNSLDRFQNLFDETVEDNNPRDAVLNLIREIKPDIFVHAISNGSYNAPFFVTRFREVLFHLSAIYDMFDATLDADCEESLVFERELYGREIMNVIACEGLERVERPETYKPWQVRIMRAGFKALPLDQELMKLFRGMMKESYHKDFALDEDGNWMLQGWRGRIIYGSSCWVPI, encoded by the coding sequence ATGACCATGGATCCTTTGAACTTTGATTGCTCTGATTGTATCAATGTAGAATATCTTCCAATAGACAGCCGTGCCTTTTCACCTAATCCAGATCAGTACCCGAGTCTCTCAGATGGTTTCTTTTTGGATGACCCTTTTCTAGACCTTAAATCCTCAGATAGTGCTTTTCTTTCGAATAAAGTAGACCCAGCCAATGATCTCCCCTCGAAATCTGTTGACCTCGATATTGGAGATTTAATCTTTCCCATGACAAGCGTGAGCTCAGGTGGAGGCCCATTTGGTCCATCTATGATCTCGAGTAGTGGCCTGAGTCCAGGGGCATATTCCCTCTCCCCATCAGGGGACACTGGCTCATCGGATCCTGTTCTAAAGTACATAAGTCAGATGCTTATGGAAGAGAACATGGAGGAGCAACCGTGGGAATTTGCTGATCAGGTTGCTCTGCAGAATGCTGAAAAGTCATTGTATGATGCCCTTGGTCAGCAGCATTCAGAGGTGTCTGATCAGAGCCCCTCACAGCTTGATTTAAGCCATTATATTGAGAGCCCAACTAGCAGCGTTTCTGGGAGTAGCAGTGCTCGTGGAAACCACGATGCTACAAGCGTTACAGTTAGCTCTTGCGACTCAGCTGATGCTAATATTCTTTACACAATCGAAGAACATAGCCAAGCTGTGCAGGAAAATTCTGACCTGGACTTCCAGTCGAATGTGGATTCCAGTTCGCAGTTGTTGTCCAATTCTTCAAGCAGCATCACGAATTCTGATGATTGGTCGGAGGAATCTTTGCATGAGTTTCTTGTCAAGAGCATTTTCAGTGATAGTGAGTCTATGATTCAGTTCAAGAAAGGATTAGAGGAGGCCAGCAAGTTCCTTCCTACCAACAGTCAATTAGGAATTAACCCAGAGGACAGCAAACTGCCATTGGAAAGAAAGAAGGCAACCCCAAGAACGTGCATCAATAAGGAGATCAACATGAGGCGCTCATCTGATGGATCCAAGGGATTGAAGAATCACGAGAGGGACGAGGATGCTTTTGAGGAAGGCAGGGCCAATAAGCAAACAGCCTTGTACACAGAAGATAGTGAGCTTTCGGATTTGTTCGATAAGGTGTTGCTCTGCAACTGTTCTGGCGTTAAATCTGCGGAGACAGGGCTGAGCAAAGACATACGGCTGCAAAGGAATGAGCGCAACTATTCTGGGGACATATCCGCAGAGACAGGGCTGAGCAAAGACATACAGCCACAAAAGAACAAGCGAGGTTCCAATAGAGGTAGGGGTCGCGGTAAGAAGCAGGGAAGCAAGAATATTGTTGACTTGAGAACTCTTCTGATTCTCTGTGCACAAGCCATCTCTACAAGTGATTTCAGGACTGCTAATGAATTGTTGAAGCAGATTAGAGAGTACTCTTCCCCATCTGGCGATGGGTCTCAAAGATTGGCCCATTACTTTGCCAATGGGCTAGAGGCACGACTGGTGGGCAGCAACAGTCGAACACAAGACTTTTATTCTACTGTTGTTGCCAGGAGAACCTCAGCAGCCGATGTCTTGAAAGTTCTTCACCTTCACATTTCAACATGTCCGTTTAAGAagctctccattttctttgcaaattacatgattttgaaaatagcaGAGAAAGCCACTACGCTTCATGTAATAGATTTTGGCATTCGGTTTGGTTTTCAGTGGCCAGTCCTCATACAAAAGCTCTCTTCTCGATCAGAAGGGTGCTGTAAACTGCGCATCACGGGCATAGAGCTTCCACAGGCTGGTTTGCGCCCGGCAGAAAGAATAGAGGAGACAGGTCGCCGTTTGAAAAAGTATTGTGAGCGTTTTAGTGTCCCTTTTGAATTCAACTTCATAGCATCCAGGAATTGGGAATCCATCAAACTTGCGGATCTCAAGATTCGAAGCAATGAGACAGTTGCTGTGAATTCCTTAGACAGGTTTCAGAATCTCTTTGACGAGACAGTTGAGGACAACAATCCACGAGATGCTGTGTTAAATCTAATTAGGGAAATTAAACCGGATATTTTTGTTCATGCTATAAGTAATGGCTCCTACAATGCGCCGTTTTTTGTGACAAGATTCCGAGAGGTACTTTTTCATCTTTCCGCAATATATGATATGTTCGATGCTACTTTAGATGCTGACTGCGAAGAGAGTTtggtttttgagagagagttATATGGACGGGAAATTATGAATGTCATAGCATGTGAAGGTTTGGAAAGGGTAGAGAGACCGGAAACTTACAAGCCATGGCAGGTTCGTATTATGAGGGCTGGATTTAAGGCGCTTCCTCTGGACCAAGAGCTCATGAAGTTGTTCAGGGGTATGATGAAAGAATCGTACCACAAGGATTTTGCGCTTGATGAAGACGGCAACTGGATGCTGCAAGGTTGGAGAGGTCGGATTATCTATGGCTCCTCCTGTTGGGTGCCCATTTAG
- the LOC104432723 gene encoding scarecrow-like protein 34, whose product MDPLFFDSSACINGDDRPIDSHAFSTSPDRYPSLTDGFFLDDPFLDLKSSDSAFLSNKVDRPNDLPSKSIDLGIGDLMFPSTRGISNGGPFGPSMTLRSALPPLGDTDSSDPVLKYISQMLLEENMEEQPWEFADQVALQNAEESLYNALGQQHSEVSVQSPSQFVLSHYIESPNGNLSGSASACGSRDATSVTVSSSDSAVANILYTIEEHNHAVQENSDLDFQSNVDSSSRLLSNSSSSIANYDDGSEESLRELLVKSIFSDSESMVQFKKGLEEASNFLPTNSQLGINPEDSKPPLETEKGTPRMLINEEINMRCLSDGFKGFKNHERDEDAFEEGRANKQTALYTEESEFSDLFDRVLLCNENGEAMCSGDKSVETGLNKDIRPQRKKRGSNRGRGRGKKQGSENTVDLSTLLILCAQAISTSDFRTANELLKQIRENSSPSGDGSQRLAHYFANGLEARLVGNETRTQHFYSILVARTTSVANILKALHLHISTCPFHKLSICFGNYMILRIAEKATTLHIIDFGIAFGFQWPTLIQKLSSRSERPCKLRITGIELPQAGFRPSEKLEETGRHLEKYCERFNVPFEFNCIASKNWESIKLEDLKIQSNETVAVNSLYRFGNLLDETVGDNCPRDAVLNLIWQIKPDIFFHAVSNGSHNAPFFLTRFRMALFRLSAVYDMFDAILDGDSNERLVIEREFYGREIMNVVACEGSERVERPETYKQWQVRHVRAGFKAIPLDQELMTLFRGKMKECYHKDFVLNDDGYWMLQGWRGRILYGASCWVPT is encoded by the coding sequence ATGGATCCTCTGTTCTTTGATTCCTCCGCTTGTATCAATGGAGATGATCGTCCCATAGATAGCCATGCCTTTTCAACTAGTCCAGATCGATACCCGAGTCTCACAGATGGTTTCTTTTTGGATGACCCTTTCCTAGATCTTAAATCCTCAGATAGTGCTTTTCTTTCGAATAAAGTAGACCGTCCAAATGATCTCCCTTCAAAATCTATCGACCTCGGTATTGGAGATCTAATGTTTCCCTCGACAAGAGGGATCTCAAATGGAGGCCCATTTGGTCCATCTATGACCTTGAGAAGTGCCCTGCCTCCGTTGGGGGACACTGATTCATCGGATCCTGTTCTAAAGTACATAAGTCAGATGCTTTTGGAAGAGAACATGGAGGAGCAACCGTGGGAATTTGCTGATCAGGTTGCTCTGCAGAATGCAGAAGAGTCATTGTACAATGCCCTTGGTCAGCAGCATTCAGAGGTGTCTGTTCAGAGCCCCTCACAGTTTGTTTTAAGCCATTATATCGAGAGCCCAAATGGCAACCTTTCTGGAAGTGCCAGTGCTTGTGGAAGCCGCGATGCCACAAGTGTTACTGTTAGCTCTAGCGACTCAGCTGTTGCTAATATTCTTTACACAATTGAAGAACATAACCATGCTGTGCAGGAAAATTCTGACCTGGACTTCCAGTCGAATGTGGATTCCAGTTCACGGTTGTTGTCTAATTCTTCAAGCAGCATCGCGAATTATGATGATGGGTCTGAGGAATCTTTGCGTGAGCTTCTTGTCAAGAGCATTTTCAGTGATAGTGAGTCTATGGTTCAGTTCAAGAAAGGATTAGAGGAGGCCAGCAATTTCCTTCCTACAAACAGTCAATTAGGAATTAACCCAGAGGACAGCAAACCACCATTGGAAACAGAGAAAGGAACCCCAAGAATGCTCATCAATGAGGAGATCAACATGAGGTGCTTATCTGATGGATTCAAGGGATTCAAAAATCATGAGAGGGACGAGGACGCTTTTGAGGAAGGCAGGGCCAATAAGCAAACAGCCTTGTATACAGAGGAGAGTGAATTTTCCGATTTGTTCGACAGGGTGTTGCTATGCAACGAAAATGGTGAGGCTATGTGTTCTGGCGATAAATCTGTGGAGACAGGGCTGAACAAAGACATACGACCACAAAGGAAGAAGCGCGGTTCCAATAGAGGTAGGGGTCGTGGCAAGAAGCAGGGAAGTGAGAATACTGTTGACTTGAGCACTCTTCTGATTCTCTGTGCCCAAGCCATCTCTACTAGTGACTTCAGGACCGCTAATGAATTATTGAAGCAGATTAGAGAGAACTCTTCTCCATCTGGCGATGGGTCTCAAAGACTGGCCCATTACTTTGCCAATGGGCTAGAGGCACGATTGGTGGGCAATGAGACTCGAACGCAGCACTTCTATTCTATTCTTGTTGCCAGGACGACCTCAGTAGCCAATATCTTGAAAGCTCTTCACCTTCACATTTCGACATGTCCGTTTCATAAGTTATCCATTTGCTTTGGAAATTACATGATTTTGAGAATAGCAGAGAAAGCCACTACCTTACATATAATAGATTTTGGCATTGCATTTGGTTTTCAATGGCCAACCCTCATACAGAAGCTCTCTTCTCGATCAGAAAGGCCCTGTAAATTGCGCATCACGGGGATAGAGCTTCCACAGGCTGGTTTTCGCCCATCAGAAAAACTTGAGGAGACAGGTCGTCATTTGGAGAAGTATTGTGAGCGTTTTAATGTCCCTTTTGAATTCAATTGCATAGCATCGAAGAATTGGGAATCCATCAAACTCGAGGATCTCAAGATTCAAAGCAATGAGACGGTTGCTGTGAATAGTTTATATCGGTTTGGCAATCTCCTTGACGAGACAGTTGGGGACAACTGTCCACGGGATGCTGTGTTGAATCTAATTTGGCAAATTAAACCGgatattttttttcatgctgTATCTAACGGCTCCCACAATGCGCCCTTTTTTCTGACAAGATTCCGTATGGCACTTTTTCGTCTTTCTGCAGTGTATGATATGTTTGATGCTATTTTAGATGGCGACAGCAATGAGAGGTTGGTTATTGAGAGAGAGTTCTATGGACGGGAAATTATGAATGTTGTAGCATGTGAAGGTTCGGAAAGGGTTGAGAGGCCAGAAACGTACAAGCAATGGCAGGTTCGTCATGTGAGGGCTGGGTTTAAGGCGATTCCTCTGGACCAAGAGCTCATGACGTTGTTTAGGGGTAAGATGAAAGAATGTTACCACAAGGATTTTGTGCTTAATGATGACGGCTACTGGATGCTGCAAGGTTGGAGAGGTCGAATTCTCTATGGTGCCTCCTGTTGGGTGCCCACTTAG
- the LOC104432721 gene encoding LOW QUALITY PROTEIN: scarecrow-like protein 14 (The sequence of the model RefSeq protein was modified relative to this genomic sequence to represent the inferred CDS: inserted 2 bases in 1 codon), whose protein sequence is MLMEENMEEQPWVFADQVALQNTEKSLYDALGQQNLKQSDKSASQVELSQYIESPASNLSGSSSAHRSHDATNVTLSSSDLADADIPYTIGEHSHAMLKNPDQNFLWNVDSNSQFLANSSSSITNYDDGSEESLHGLLVKSFFSAGESMIQFKKGLEEASKFLLTNNQLAIDPEDSKLSSETKKGTTRTGIEEEINMKSSSNGFKGLQNHERDEDAFEEGRANKQTALYTEESELSDLFDKVLLSTENGPSMCFGDKSVETGVTKDIRPPRSKRGSNRGRGRGKKQKSKNTVDLRALLILCAQAISTSDFRSANELLKQIRXDSSPFGDASQRLAHYFGNGLEARLVGNNIRMKDFYSTSILARTTSAADFLKYYHLNISTCPFAQFSTFFANYMILKFAEKATTLHIIDFGIAFGFQWPNLIQKLSSRPEGPCKLRITGIELPQAGFHPAERIEETGCRLKKYCERFDVAFEFNFIASRDWELIKVADLKIQSNETVAVNCLVRFKHLLDETIEDNNPRDAVLNLIRQIKPDIFVHAVRSVSYNAAFFVTRFREALFHLSDVYDLLDATLDCDNRERLVIEREFHGREIMNVIACEGSERIERPETYKQWQVRHMRAGFKALPLDQDFMKLFRAKMKAWYHKDFVLDEDGNWMLQGWRGRIFYGSSCWVPT, encoded by the exons ATGCTTATGGAAGAGAACATGGAGGAGCAACCGTGGGTATTCGCCGATCAGGTTGCTCTGCAAAATACTGAAAAATCATTGTATGATGCCCTTGGTCAGCAGAATTTGAAACAGTCTGATAAGAGCGCCTCACAGGTTGAGTTAAGCCAATATATCGAGAGCCCAGCTAGCAACCTTTCTGGAAGTAGCAGTGCTCACAGAAGCCATGATGCTACAAACGTTACTCTTAGCTCTAGTGACTTGGCCGATGCTGATATTCCGTACACAATCGGGGAACATAGCCATGCTATGCTGAAAAATCCTGACCAAAACTTCCTGTGGAATGTGGATTCCAATTCGCAGTTCTTGGCCAATTCTTCAAGCAGCATCACCAATTATGATGATGGGTCCGAGGAATCTTTGCATGGGCTACTTGTCAAGAGCTTTTTCAGCGCTGGAGAGTCTATGATTCAGTTCAAGAAAGGATTAGAGGAGGCCAGCAAATTCCTTCTTACCAACAATCAATTAGCAATTGATCCAGAGGACAGCAAACTGTCTTctgaaacaaagaaaggaaccACAAGAACGGGCATCGAGGAGGAGATCAACATGAAGAGCTCATCTAATGGATTCAAGGGATTACAGAATCACGAGAGGGACGAGGATGCTTTTGAGGAAGGCAGGGCTAATAAGCAAACAGCTTTGTACACAGAAGAGAGTGAGCTTTCAGATTTGTTTGATAAGGTGTTGCTCAGCACTGAAAATGGTCCGAGTATGTGTTTTGGTGACAAATCTGTGGAGACAGGGGTGACAAAAGACATACGGCCACCGAGGAGTAAGCGTGGTTCCAATAGAGGTAGGGGCCGTGGAAAGAAGCAGAAAAGCAAGAATACTGTTGACTTGAGAGCTCTTCTGATTCTCTGCGCACAAGCTATCTCTACTAGTGATTTCAGGAGTGCTAATGAATTGTTGAAGCAGATTAG GGACTCTTCTCCATTTGGGGATGCCTCTCAAAGATTGGCCCATTACTTTGGCAACGGGCTGGAGGCACGATTGGTGGGCAACAACATTCGGATGAAGGACTTTTATTCTACTAGTATTCTTGCCAGGACGACCTCGGCAGCcgattttttgaaatattaccACCTTAACATTTCAACGTGCCCATTTGCTCAGTTCTCCACGTTCTTTGCAAATTAcatgattttgaaatttgcaGAGAAAGCCACTACCCTTCACATAATAGATTTTGGCATTGCATTTGGTTTTCAATGGCCAAACCTCATACAGAAGCTCTCTTCTCGACCAGAAGGGCCCTGTAAATTGCGCATCACAGGAATAGAGCTTCCACAGGCTGGTTTTCACCCTGCAGAAAGAATAGAGGAGACAGGTTGCCGTTTGAAAAAGTATTGTGAGCGTTTTGATGTagcttttgaattcaatttcatagcATCAAGGGATTGGGAATTAATCAAAGTTGCGGATCTCAAGATTCAAAGCAATGAGACAGTTGCTGTGAATTGTTTAGTTCGGTTTAAGCATCTCCTTGATGAGACAATTGAGGACAACAATCCACGTGATGCCGTGTTGAATCTAATCCGGCAAATTAAACCGGATATTTTTGTTCATGCTGTACGTAGCGTCTCCTACAATGCGGCCTTTTTTGTGACAAGATTCCGAGAGGCACTTTTCCATCTTTCTGATGTGTATGATTTGCTTGATGCTACCCTTGATTGTGACAACAGAGAGAGGTTGGTCATTGAGAGAGAGTTCCATGGACGGGAAATCATGAATGTCATAGCATGTGAAGGCTCGGAAAGAATTGAGAGGCCCGAAACGTACAAGCAATGGCAGGTCCGTCATATGAGGGCTGGGTTTAAGGCGCTTCCTCTGGACCAAGATTTCATGAAGTTATTCAGGGCTAAGATGAAAGCATGGTACCACAAGGATTTTGTGCTCGATGAAGATGGCAACTGGATGCTGCAAGGTTGGAGAGGCCGGATTTTTTATGGCTCCTCCTGTTGGGTGCCTACTTAG